GCGGTAGGCCGTGTCGAGCACGGCGGCGACGGGGGGCAGGGAGAGCAGGTCCATGGTGGGTCCTCGGTCGTGACGGGCGGGTACGCGTCCGCCGACCGACCCGTGCGCGCGGGCGACCGGTCACCGCGCGCTGCGCGGTGTCGGGTGGAGAGAGCCTCGGGACGGGTGGGTCAGCCGAGGAGCAGGCCGGGTGCCCGGGGACGGGGCCGCCCCGGGGCGTCGGGGTCGCTCTGCGCCGTCGAGGGCCCGGCGTCGGCCGTCGCGCGGACGTGCCCGGCGGGGACCGCGGCGACGTCGAGCACGAGGCCGCGCAGCCCGCGGGCCAGCAGCGCCGTCGCGACCGCGACCGCGAGGGTGGTGGCACCGGCGAGCACCAACGTGCTCGTCAGCGTGCCCGCCCCGAGGAGGAGCGCCAGCGACACCACGGCGTCGCGCAGCAGCTCGACGACGGGCAGGGCGTCTCCCACCGGGGTTCCTCTCGTCCGGAGGTGCTGGTGCGACCAGGGTAGCCGGTCGCCCGATCAGATAATCAGATAGGATGCGAGCCATGCGGACGATGACAGCGACGACGATCTCGCGGGGGTTCGCCGCGGCGCTCGACGCGGTGGAGCACGGCGACGTCATCACGATCACGCGCGGCGGCCACCCCGTGGCCGAGCTGCGTCCCGTCACGACGGCGACGGGACGATCGCTCGCGCGCGCGCTCGACGCGGCCGACGCCGCCCTCGACGAGGCGTTCGAGTCCGACGTGCACGCGGCGACGGACCTGCTCACCCCCGACGAGGGCGACCCGTGGCGCGACGCCTGATCCTCGACACGGGCGCCCTGATCGCGTTCGAGCGCGGCACGCTCGACCGGGCGGCCCTCGCCGACGACGACCTGGCCGTCGCCGCCGTCACGATCGCCGAGTTCCGCACGGGCGTCGAGCTCGCCGACTCCCCCGCGCGCGCGGCCTCCCGGCGCGCGGTCCTGGACGCGGTCACCGCGACGATCCCGGTGCTCGACTACACCGAGGCCACCGCGGCCCTGCACGGCCGCCTGCTCGCGCACACGCGCCGGACCGGCCGGCGCCGCAGGGCGCACGACCTGATCATCGCGGCCACCGCCGTCGAGCACGACCGCACCGTGCTCTCGACGGACGCCCGCGCCCGGTTCGGGGAGCTGCCGGCCGTCCGCTACCTCGCCGCGGCGGACGCAGCCGCCCGCTGACCCGCCGCGCGCTGACCCGCCGCCCGCCGACCTGCCCCGGGCACACGCGTGCCCGGGGCCCGTCACGGGGGACCCCGGGCACGCGCCGCGCCGCGTCCGGCGCGGGTCGGTGACCGCCGGGCCTCAGCGCGGCTCGCGCAGCGGGGCGGGCGGCAGCGGCTCGCGGGCGCCGCCCGGCGTGTCCTGGTACCAGTACGCCGTCGTGCAGACGTCGTCCGCCCGCTCGAACAGGCGTCCGCCGCGGTCGCCGATCTGCTGGAGCGTGACGCGCAGCCCGGTGGCGAACCGGATCGGGTCGGGCAGGTGCCAGCGGTACATGCCGTGGCTCGGCGGCATCGTCGTGTCGTACGGCGAGTGCGCGGTGCCGTCCTCGACGATCCGCTGGTGGTAGCCGAGGTACGCCGAGCTGAAGGTCTGCGCGCGGGGCACGGGGACCGCGCCGAGGTGGTCCTGGAACGCCCACGCGCCGCCGACGTAGTCCTCCACGCCGGTGCCGCAGATGGTCGGCAGGTCGGTGTCGTCGTCGACGAAGAACTTCATCTCGCCCTCGCCCCACCAGAACCGCTCGAGGGCGGTGACGCCGATGTAGGTGCCGACGTACGCCCCGCGGCCGGTCACCCCGTCGAGCACGACGTGGTCGGTGCCCCGCGGCGCGGCGGGGTCGGAGCGGCGCCACGCGGCGTGCAGGTAGCCGACGTCGTCGCCCAGGTCGTCGTCCAGCGAGTACGACACCTCGTAGAACACGTAGGGGATGTCCCCGGCGTGCTGGTTGACGAGCTCGATGCGCGCCCGCCGCCGGAACGGCATCGGCAGGTAGCAGTTGAACCCGCCGTTCGGTGCGACGACCACGGCCTCGGACGTCATGACGGACGCGGTGGCGAACCCGCTGCAGAAGAAGTCCCCGAACGGCACCTCGACGGCCGGCTCGTCCGCGTCGTCCCACGTCATGCGGAGCACGAGGTCCCGCAGCACGTACGGCCCGGCCTCCGTGTCGCGCGGCAGCGTGAACCACAGGTGCCGGATGACGCCGGGGCCCTCGATGTCCGCGATGGTCAGCGCCTCACCGGCCGGCACGGGCACGCACGGCCGGCCCTTGCGACCGGGCCCGAGCGCGGACGCGGCCGAGCCCCCGGCGCCCGGGGCACCGGTGGGGTTCTCGGCGCTCAGCGACCGGGTGCGGGTCCCGTCGAGGACGGCGTAGGCGGGCGTGGCGAGGGGCACGGCGGAGCTCCTGGGGGTCGGGGACGGGACGGGCGCGGTCACTTCACGGCCCCGGCGGTGACGCCGCGCGTGAGGGTCCGCTGGAACAGGACGAAGAAGACGAGCGTCGGCAGCAGCGACAGCAGGGACGCCGCCGCGAGCTGGGTGACGTCGAGGGTGTTCTGGCCCTTGAGGGCCGCCAGCGCGATCGGGATGGTCTGCGCCTTCGGCGTGATGAGCATGATCATCGGGATGAAGAACTCGTTCCACGTCCAGACGAAGAAGAACACCAGCAGCACCGACATGGTCGGGCGCATGATCGGGGTGACGATGCGGGTCAGCAGCACCCAGCGGTTGGCGCCGTCGACGCGGGCGGCCTCGAGCATCTCGTGCGGGAACGTCCCGAGCACCGAGCTCAGCAGGTAGGTG
This is a stretch of genomic DNA from Cellulomonas sp. ES6. It encodes these proteins:
- a CDS encoding DUF6412 domain-containing protein, whose product is MGDALPVVELLRDAVVSLALLLGAGTLTSTLVLAGATTLAVAVATALLARGLRGLVLDVAAVPAGHVRATADAGPSTAQSDPDAPGRPRPRAPGLLLG
- a CDS encoding prevent-host-death protein, whose translation is MRTMTATTISRGFAAALDAVEHGDVITITRGGHPVAELRPVTTATGRSLARALDAADAALDEAFESDVHAATDLLTPDEGDPWRDA
- a CDS encoding PIN domain-containing protein yields the protein MARRLILDTGALIAFERGTLDRAALADDDLAVAAVTIAEFRTGVELADSPARAASRRAVLDAVTATIPVLDYTEATAALHGRLLAHTRRTGRRRRAHDLIIAATAVEHDRTVLSTDARARFGELPAVRYLAAADAAAR
- a CDS encoding glycoside hydrolase family 172 protein, producing MPLATPAYAVLDGTRTRSLSAENPTGAPGAGGSAASALGPGRKGRPCVPVPAGEALTIADIEGPGVIRHLWFTLPRDTEAGPYVLRDLVLRMTWDDADEPAVEVPFGDFFCSGFATASVMTSEAVVVAPNGGFNCYLPMPFRRRARIELVNQHAGDIPYVFYEVSYSLDDDLGDDVGYLHAAWRRSDPAAPRGTDHVVLDGVTGRGAYVGTYIGVTALERFWWGEGEMKFFVDDDTDLPTICGTGVEDYVGGAWAFQDHLGAVPVPRAQTFSSAYLGYHQRIVEDGTAHSPYDTTMPPSHGMYRWHLPDPIRFATGLRVTLQQIGDRGGRLFERADDVCTTAYWYQDTPGGAREPLPPAPLREPR